One Ignavibacterium sp. DNA segment encodes these proteins:
- the porU gene encoding type IX secretion system sortase PorU, whose amino-acid sequence MKSKISIILFLITTSFIYPQSDVRILSSDFNSVIIEYSPFYIDTSIVSVEGQQYRKTEFLFASIKNNDHWGSPMILERRLSVGVPSEFGNTIEIISFAYKELAGSLIPVPTPVFDTLSISYQYKQSSDYLTFRSPEEIVEFGEFGMVREIASQTIKINPVRFEPLDRKIRLYTKILFRINFSKNAVISSIPAGDFLDGVILNYDVAKYWNHSVTDKHLNKKVTANSVLSTGKWIRFETETEGIYKIGKSELSLYGIDVNTVDPRTIKIYNNSGKALPELNSALRPDDLNENAILVVGEEDGRFDDNDYILFYGRGNSFWDIDSDNISVKRFFNPYSAKNYFWITSGGQNGKRMQIKTGLIGTANYTQTNTVAFADWEIDRINIGKTGRQSLGDNFSASIVSRSYTNNLNGRIDTTQIKYNFRFVVAAPSAMNVNITENGTSIFQQNLAGYSGDYRVGNQHLINAVFNNPLSQNRSVLTITANPSTVSTILYLDYFTIEYQKELQAFSDKLLFFSKLNTGITEYKLNGFTSSNIKVFDITDYANVKLVNNYSMLSGGECWFQFEESASARTKYFALGNDNFNAPINPIEIQNSNLRGEEIGAKFIIITHKDFKEAANILKNYRETKAQVPISTYVADIEQIYNEFSGGLLDPTALRDYLKFAYENWQIKPEYVLLFGKGTYDYKNLEGYSDNFVPTWQTVESNIYINGGNSFTTDDYFVRIVGIDDKVDLALGRITCATPAEANIFVNKIINYEQNSEKGLWRNLITLVADDGLKSDGTYEGSEHTDPCEKLANIYFPGSFNFNKIYSAAYPDVITGQGRRKPEVNKAIIDAINNGTLFLNYIGHGSPELWAHEVIFEKSVVLPQLNNDKYFFLSAATCDFGYFDIPNYKSSAEALLFLPNSGAIATYTANRVVFSTPNHNLNFLFVQYLFKSQRDTLNLSIPIGKASLKYKEDHFTINDMKYNIFGDPTLRLHIPQYFSSIDSVNGQNLAVDVQIQALSKAVIKGTILKPDNTPWSDFNGEGTLTVFDSERRALLSQIGNYPVNIPGGVIFNGRVSVINGKFSAEFVVPKDISYENKNGKVIFYFLNNESDGLGYTNKVIIGGTDSSVVNDGKGPNIDIYFDDISANNGYLVNQNPKLIVNLSDETGLNTTGTGVGHKLEGILNNDNTNPIDFTNYFTGDLDAGGKSGTINYRFSSIMNGDYQLLVKAWDVFNNLSEEEAYFSVVDGNDLIVRDVYNYPNPFSDRTQFTFQQNLLQPIDVKIKVYSIAGRLISEIEKNSINDRFVVIDWDGRDADGDKLGNGTYFYKIIIKSTDGSFTKSVLGKLSVVK is encoded by the coding sequence ATGAAAAGCAAGATCTCGATAATTCTGTTTCTCATCACCACATCTTTTATATATCCTCAGAGTGATGTTAGAATACTTAGTTCAGATTTTAATTCTGTAATTATTGAGTATTCTCCATTTTACATTGATACTTCGATAGTTTCAGTTGAAGGGCAGCAATACAGAAAGACAGAATTTCTTTTTGCTTCGATTAAAAATAATGATCACTGGGGTTCACCGATGATTTTGGAACGTAGGCTAAGTGTCGGCGTTCCATCAGAATTTGGGAATACAATTGAAATTATTTCTTTTGCATATAAAGAATTAGCCGGAAGTCTAATTCCTGTTCCTACTCCGGTTTTTGATACTCTTTCGATTTCATATCAGTATAAACAAAGCTCAGATTATTTGACTTTCAGATCTCCCGAAGAGATTGTTGAATTTGGTGAATTTGGAATGGTAAGGGAAATTGCTTCACAAACAATTAAAATTAATCCGGTAAGATTCGAACCATTGGATAGAAAGATAAGACTTTATACTAAAATTCTTTTCAGAATAAATTTTTCAAAGAATGCGGTCATCTCTTCGATACCTGCAGGGGATTTTCTGGATGGTGTGATTCTTAATTATGATGTTGCAAAGTACTGGAATCATAGCGTAACAGATAAACACCTTAATAAAAAGGTAACAGCAAATTCGGTTTTATCTACTGGTAAATGGATAAGATTTGAAACAGAAACCGAAGGAATCTATAAAATAGGTAAGTCAGAGTTATCTTTATATGGAATTGATGTCAATACTGTTGATCCGCGTACTATAAAAATCTATAACAACTCCGGGAAAGCACTACCTGAATTAAATTCAGCTCTGAGACCAGATGATTTAAATGAAAATGCAATTCTTGTTGTTGGTGAAGAAGATGGAAGGTTTGATGACAACGATTATATCCTGTTCTATGGAAGAGGAAATAGTTTTTGGGATATTGATTCAGATAATATTTCAGTTAAGAGATTTTTCAATCCATATTCCGCAAAAAATTATTTCTGGATAACATCAGGCGGACAAAATGGAAAACGTATGCAGATCAAAACAGGTTTGATTGGAACTGCAAACTACACTCAGACAAATACTGTTGCTTTTGCTGATTGGGAAATTGATAGAATAAATATAGGAAAGACCGGGCGTCAGTCTTTAGGTGATAATTTTTCTGCTTCAATTGTATCCCGTTCTTACACAAACAATCTTAATGGAAGAATTGATACCACTCAGATAAAATACAATTTCAGATTTGTTGTTGCTGCTCCTTCAGCTATGAATGTTAATATTACTGAAAACGGGACTTCTATATTTCAACAGAATCTTGCCGGCTACAGCGGAGATTACAGAGTTGGTAATCAGCATTTAATTAATGCAGTCTTCAACAATCCGCTGTCTCAGAACAGAAGTGTTTTAACCATAACTGCTAATCCGTCAACAGTATCAACAATATTATATCTGGATTATTTTACTATTGAATACCAAAAAGAATTACAAGCATTCTCAGACAAACTGTTATTTTTTTCCAAATTAAATACCGGAATAACCGAGTATAAACTGAATGGATTCACATCTTCCAACATAAAAGTATTTGATATAACTGATTATGCAAATGTTAAACTGGTAAATAACTATTCAATGTTAAGCGGCGGAGAGTGCTGGTTTCAATTTGAAGAATCAGCATCAGCAAGAACAAAATATTTTGCTTTGGGTAATGATAACTTTAATGCTCCGATTAATCCTATTGAAATTCAGAACTCTAATCTTCGCGGCGAAGAAATTGGTGCAAAGTTTATAATTATTACACACAAAGATTTCAAAGAGGCAGCTAACATACTAAAGAACTATCGTGAAACTAAGGCGCAAGTGCCAATATCAACTTATGTTGCTGATATAGAACAAATATATAACGAGTTTTCCGGAGGATTACTTGATCCGACAGCCCTCAGGGATTATCTGAAGTTTGCTTATGAAAATTGGCAGATTAAACCAGAATATGTTCTGCTTTTTGGAAAAGGGACTTATGATTACAAGAACCTTGAAGGTTATTCCGACAACTTCGTTCCAACCTGGCAGACGGTTGAATCGAATATCTATATAAATGGCGGTAATTCATTTACCACTGATGATTATTTTGTCCGGATAGTAGGTATTGATGACAAAGTTGATTTAGCATTAGGAAGAATAACTTGTGCCACTCCTGCAGAAGCTAATATTTTTGTAAATAAAATAATTAACTACGAACAAAATAGTGAAAAAGGTCTTTGGCGAAATTTAATTACTTTAGTAGCCGATGATGGATTAAAATCTGATGGAACTTACGAAGGGTCTGAACATACCGATCCTTGCGAAAAACTGGCAAACATCTACTTTCCAGGCTCATTTAACTTTAACAAAATTTACAGTGCTGCTTATCCTGATGTTATTACCGGGCAGGGCAGAAGAAAACCCGAAGTTAACAAAGCAATAATAGATGCAATAAATAATGGAACATTATTTCTTAATTATATCGGACATGGAAGTCCTGAACTTTGGGCTCACGAGGTTATTTTTGAAAAGAGTGTTGTCTTACCTCAGCTTAACAATGATAAATATTTCTTTTTAAGTGCAGCCACTTGCGATTTTGGATATTTTGATATTCCAAATTATAAAAGTTCAGCAGAAGCATTGTTATTCTTGCCTAACTCAGGCGCAATCGCTACATATACTGCAAACAGAGTTGTCTTTTCTACCCCAAATCACAATTTGAACTTTCTATTTGTTCAGTATTTGTTCAAATCACAAAGGGATACATTAAACCTTTCTATTCCAATTGGTAAAGCCTCACTAAAATATAAAGAGGATCATTTTACTATAAATGATATGAAGTATAATATTTTTGGAGATCCAACTTTAAGATTACACATACCTCAGTATTTTTCATCAATTGATTCAGTCAATGGGCAAAATCTTGCAGTTGACGTGCAGATACAAGCCTTAAGCAAAGCAGTAATAAAAGGGACGATATTAAAACCAGATAACACTCCCTGGTCAGATTTTAATGGTGAAGGAACCTTAACTGTTTTCGACTCAGAAAGGCGCGCATTACTTTCTCAAATAGGAAATTATCCGGTTAACATTCCCGGGGGAGTAATCTTTAATGGCAGAGTTTCGGTAATTAATGGGAAGTTTTCAGCGGAGTTTGTTGTTCCAAAAGATATTTCTTATGAGAATAAAAACGGCAAGGTAATTTTCTATTTTCTCAATAATGAATCAGATGGATTGGGTTATACAAATAAAGTAATTATAGGCGGTACTGATTCGTCTGTTGTTAATGATGGGAAAGGACCAAATATTGATATTTACTTCGATGATATCTCTGCTAATAATGGATATTTAGTAAACCAAAATCCTAAACTAATTGTTAATCTTAGTGATGAGACCGGATTAAATACTACCGGCACCGGTGTTGGGCATAAGTTAGAAGGAATTTTGAACAATGATAACACAAATCCAATTGATTTTACTAATTATTTTACAGGGGATTTAGATGCTGGAGGAAAATCAGGTACGATAAATTACAGATTTTCTTCAATAATGAACGGTGATTACCAATTGCTTGTTAAAGCCTGGGATGTATTTAATAATCTATCAGAGGAAGAAGCCTACTTTTCAGTAGTTGACGGAAATGATCTGATTGTTAGGGATGTTTATAACTATCCAAATCCGTTCAGCGATAGAACGCAGTTTACATTTCAGCAGAATCTTTTACAGCCAATTGATGTTAAGATCAAAGTATATTCAATAGCAGGAAGACTTATTAGTGAAATTGAAAAAAATAGTATAAATGACAGGTTTGTTGTTATTGATTGGGATGGCAGGGATGCCGATGGTGATAAACTTGGCAATGGTACTTATTTTTACAAAATAATAATTAAATCAACTGACGGTTCATTTACAAAAAGTGTGCTTGGTAAGCTATCGGTTGTTAAATAG